A single Prevotella sp. E15-22 DNA region contains:
- a CDS encoding L-threonylcarbamoyladenylate synthase — protein MTQEQDIKNAIEVMRKGGVILYPTDTVWGIGCDATNAEAVKRVYQIKQRDDSKALICLVDSDARLQRYVRNVPDVAWQLIDCMDQDKPTTLILDGAVNLAPNLIAEDGSIGIRITHESFSHELCYRFQKAIVSTSANISGEPAAQNYRDIDPRILEQVDYVCWTRRQEHKPHKPSSIIKLGPTGEVTVIRK, from the coding sequence ATGACACAGGAACAAGATATTAAAAATGCCATCGAAGTGATGCGCAAAGGTGGTGTGATTCTTTATCCAACCGACACCGTATGGGGAATTGGCTGTGATGCGACAAATGCTGAGGCTGTGAAGCGTGTATACCAGATAAAACAGCGTGACGATTCAAAAGCTCTTATTTGTCTTGTTGATAGTGATGCTCGACTTCAGCGTTATGTACGAAATGTCCCAGATGTAGCATGGCAGCTTATCGATTGTATGGACCAAGATAAACCCACTACGCTGATTCTTGATGGTGCGGTTAATCTTGCACCTAACCTTATTGCTGAGGATGGTTCCATCGGTATTCGTATTACGCACGAGAGTTTTTCACACGAACTCTGTTATCGATTCCAGAAAGCTATTGTATCAACCTCGGCCAATATTAGTGGAGAACCAGCTGCTCAAAACTACCGAGATATTGACCCTCGCATACTTGAACAAGTGGATTATGTGTGCTGGACACGCCGACAGGAGCATAAGCCTCACAAGCCTTCGAGTATCATCAAACTTGGCCCTACGGGTGAAGTAACGGTTATCAGAAAATAG
- the pgk gene encoding phosphoglycerate kinase: MTINEFNFAGKKAIVRVDFNVPLDENGKITDDTRIRGALPTLKKILNDGGATIIMSHMGKPKGKVDAKKSLGQIREAVEKALGVPVAFAPDCAKAADAAKALKMGEALLLENLRFYPEEEGKPVGIDKADPAYDEAKKAMKASQKEFAKTLASYADCYVMDAFGTAHRKHASTAVIADYFDADNKMLGLLMEKEVQAVDAVLSNIKRPFVAIMGGSKVSSKIGIIENLLGKVDKLILCGGMTYTFAKAHNGEIGESIVELDKLDVALGVEELAKKNGVELVLGSDCTATNGLDFGTMSVKAGAEIITCPANNVPAGFEGVDAGPESQKAFAEAIKGAKTILWNGPAGVFECDAFTAGSRAIGDAIAEATKNGAFSLIGGGDSVACVNKFGLADQVSYISTGGGALLEAIEGKVLPGVAAIKGE, translated from the coding sequence ATGACTATCAACGAATTCAACTTTGCCGGTAAGAAGGCAATCGTACGTGTAGACTTCAACGTACCCCTCGATGAGAATGGTAAGATCACAGACGACACCCGTATCCGCGGTGCCCTGCCTACCCTGAAGAAGATTCTGAATGATGGTGGTGCTACTATCATCATGAGCCACATGGGTAAGCCCAAAGGTAAGGTAGATGCCAAGAAGTCACTCGGTCAGATTCGCGAGGCTGTTGAGAAGGCTCTGGGTGTTCCCGTTGCTTTCGCCCCCGACTGCGCTAAGGCTGCTGATGCTGCCAAGGCTTTGAAGATGGGTGAGGCTCTGCTGCTTGAGAACCTGCGTTTCTATCCTGAGGAAGAGGGTAAGCCCGTAGGTATCGACAAGGCTGATCCTGCATACGACGAGGCTAAGAAGGCCATGAAGGCCAGCCAGAAGGAGTTTGCTAAGACTCTCGCTTCTTACGCTGACTGCTACGTAATGGATGCCTTCGGTACAGCTCACCGCAAGCACGCTTCTACCGCTGTTATCGCTGATTACTTCGACGCTGACAACAAGATGCTCGGTCTGCTGATGGAGAAGGAGGTTCAGGCTGTCGACGCCGTTCTCTCTAACATCAAGCGTCCTTTCGTTGCCATCATGGGTGGTTCAAAGGTATCTTCTAAGATTGGTATCATCGAGAACCTGCTCGGTAAGGTTGATAAGCTCATCCTCTGCGGTGGTATGACATATACCTTCGCTAAGGCTCACAACGGTGAGATTGGCGAATCAATCGTTGAGCTCGACAAGCTGGATGTTGCTCTGGGTGTTGAAGAGCTTGCTAAGAAGAACGGTGTAGAGCTCGTTCTGGGTTCTGACTGCACAGCTACTAACGGTCTCGACTTCGGTACTATGAGCGTTAAGGCTGGTGCTGAGATCATCACCTGCCCCGCTAACAACGTACCTGCTGGTTTCGAGGGTGTTGACGCTGGTCCTGAGAGCCAGAAGGCATTCGCCGAGGCTATCAAGGGTGCAAAGACCATCCTGTGGAACGGTCCTGCTGGTGTATTCGAGTGCGATGCCTTCACCGCTGGTTCACGTGCCATTGGCGACGCTATCGCCGAGGCTACCAAGAACGGTGCATTCTCACTGATTGGTGGTGGCGACTCTGTTGCTTGTGTAAACAAGTTCGGGCTTGCTGATCAGGTATCTTACATCTCAACTGGTGGTGGCGCTCTGCTCGAGGCTATCGAGGGTAAGGTTCTCCCTGGCGTAGCAGCTATTAAGGGTGAATAA
- a CDS encoding AAA family ATPase: protein MDDIKRIVLTGGPCAGKTTALVRIIEHFSSLGFKVFTIPEVPTLFTQAGMNYLTKNQGFFYEGEKATLEIQLALEDKFLRMAQECKQPCIIVCDRGAMDISAYMAPETWDSITRAVGTSTPELRERYDAVLHLVSAADGAEQYYTTANNAQRYEQMNEEGLNIARGLDKKVIHAWTGHPHLRVINNHDDFDCKMNRVIKEISNVLCLPQPIVEERKYIVELNGQLPDDSIQSEITQTYLKGDPDAEIRLRKRCWGQKQVFVHTTKKQTSEKEELVTERQINNSLYEMMLGLADPERNTIHKIRNSFIWKGQYFEVDTYQDQLAGLIILETKGIAEGEPVKFPPFLKVVKDITGNEEYYNYTLAKK from the coding sequence ATGGACGATATCAAACGCATAGTTCTCACAGGTGGACCTTGCGCTGGCAAGACAACTGCCTTGGTGCGCATTATCGAGCATTTCTCCAGTCTCGGTTTCAAAGTCTTTACAATCCCAGAGGTTCCTACCCTTTTCACACAGGCAGGCATGAATTACCTGACCAAGAACCAAGGATTCTTCTATGAAGGCGAGAAAGCTACTCTTGAAATACAACTAGCACTTGAGGATAAATTCCTGCGAATGGCCCAGGAGTGCAAACAACCGTGTATCATTGTATGCGATCGCGGTGCAATGGACATCTCTGCATATATGGCCCCAGAGACTTGGGACAGCATTACTCGTGCTGTTGGCACATCAACACCTGAGTTGCGTGAGCGATACGATGCAGTGTTGCATTTGGTCTCTGCTGCTGATGGTGCCGAGCAATATTACACCACGGCCAACAATGCCCAGCGTTATGAGCAAATGAATGAAGAGGGATTGAATATTGCTCGTGGACTGGACAAGAAGGTTATTCATGCATGGACTGGTCATCCACACCTGCGTGTCATCAACAATCATGACGACTTCGATTGCAAGATGAATCGCGTCATCAAGGAGATTTCAAATGTGTTATGTCTGCCTCAGCCCATCGTAGAGGAACGGAAATACATTGTGGAGCTTAACGGTCAACTGCCAGATGATAGTATTCAGAGCGAGATAACTCAAACCTATCTAAAAGGCGATCCTGACGCAGAGATTCGTCTGCGAAAACGCTGCTGGGGACAAAAGCAGGTGTTTGTACATACAACAAAGAAGCAAACCTCTGAGAAAGAAGAGCTTGTCACCGAGCGACAAATAAACAATAGCCTCTATGAGATGATGCTAGGATTAGCCGACCCTGAGCGCAACACCATCCACAAGATTCGTAACAGTTTCATATGGAAAGGACAATACTTCGAGGTAGACACCTATCAAGACCAACTAGCGGGCCTCATCATTCTTGAGACAAAGGGCATTGCCGAGGGAGAGCCCGTAAAATTCCCGCCTTTTCTCAAGGTGGTAAAGGATATAACTGGCAACGAGGAATATTATAACTATACCCTCGCCAAGAAATAG
- the radA gene encoding DNA repair protein RadA has translation MAKDKTAYVCENCGQESPKWIGKCPACGQWNTFKEIKISADSARQTATSAAASTARSLLSNKAMRLRDINSKDEVRIDMHDGELNRVLGGGLVPGSIVLLGGEPGIGKSTLLLQTMLSLNEKLILYVSGEESAHQLKMRAERISPSNSHDNFLILCENSLEKIFEHIKEEKPELVVIDSIQTIATEDVESSAGSLAQVRECAASLLRFAKSSGVPVILIGHITKEGTLAGPKILEHIVDTVIQFEGDQHYMYRILRSIKNRFGSTSELGIYEMQTNGLRQVSNPSELLLTQDHEGLSGIAISSAIEGIRPFLVETQALVSSAAYGTPQRSATGFDQRRLNMLLAVLEKRVGFKLMQKDVFVNIAGGLRVTDLAMDLSVIAAVLSSNVDTPIDNTWCMAGEVGLSGEVRPINRIEQRIAEAEKLGFQHIIIPRYNLQGIDHHKFNIEIHPVRKVEEALRALFG, from the coding sequence ATGGCAAAAGACAAGACAGCATACGTCTGCGAGAATTGTGGACAGGAATCGCCAAAATGGATTGGCAAATGTCCTGCTTGTGGACAATGGAACACTTTCAAGGAAATCAAAATTTCGGCCGACTCAGCTCGTCAAACTGCCACATCGGCAGCAGCCAGCACGGCTCGTTCGCTACTTAGCAACAAGGCTATGCGCCTGCGCGACATTAACAGCAAGGATGAAGTGCGAATTGATATGCATGACGGCGAATTGAACCGTGTGCTTGGTGGCGGACTTGTTCCAGGCAGCATTGTACTCTTGGGCGGCGAACCAGGCATTGGCAAGTCAACACTTCTGTTGCAAACCATGCTGAGTCTTAACGAGAAACTTATTCTCTATGTCAGCGGTGAGGAGAGCGCCCACCAACTGAAGATGAGAGCAGAACGTATATCTCCTAGCAACTCACACGATAATTTTCTGATTCTGTGCGAGAACTCACTAGAGAAAATCTTTGAGCATATCAAGGAAGAGAAGCCCGAACTTGTGGTCATCGACTCGATTCAAACCATCGCCACCGAAGATGTAGAGTCATCGGCTGGATCGCTGGCTCAAGTGCGCGAATGTGCGGCTTCGCTACTACGTTTTGCAAAATCTAGTGGCGTACCCGTCATCCTCATTGGCCACATCACCAAAGAAGGCACGTTAGCGGGGCCAAAGATCTTGGAACACATCGTCGATACGGTCATTCAGTTTGAAGGTGATCAGCATTATATGTATCGCATTCTGAGAAGCATTAAGAATCGATTTGGAAGTACCAGTGAATTAGGTATTTATGAAATGCAGACAAATGGGCTAAGACAGGTGTCAAACCCATCCGAATTACTTCTCACACAAGACCACGAAGGGCTCTCGGGCATAGCTATCTCCAGTGCCATAGAGGGCATCCGACCATTCTTGGTTGAAACACAAGCATTAGTATCATCTGCAGCATATGGCACTCCACAACGTTCTGCCACGGGATTTGACCAAAGACGTTTGAACATGCTTCTAGCAGTATTGGAGAAACGCGTAGGATTCAAACTGATGCAAAAAGATGTCTTCGTAAATATTGCTGGCGGACTAAGAGTTACCGACCTGGCAATGGACCTAAGCGTTATCGCAGCCGTACTATCATCAAATGTTGATACACCAATTGACAACACCTGGTGCATGGCTGGTGAAGTTGGACTGAGCGGTGAGGTTCGCCCCATCAACCGAATTGAACAACGTATAGCAGAAGCAGAGAAACTGGGATTCCAGCACATCATTATCCCACGCTATAATCTTCAAGGTATTGACCACCACAAATTCAACATAGAAATTCATCCAGTACGTAAAGTGGAAGAGGCCCTAAGAGCATTATTCGGATAA
- a CDS encoding ABC transporter substrate-binding protein, which translates to MRKICFLLLATILLFFNACKKEDIKAVSFADEAYEAWVNDSAMIKIAVMPTLDCLPIYVASERGIFARNGASVSLYSYAAQMDCDTALTGGWVDAMATDLVRAERLKKQGMLLSYLTSTDLHWQLVASKMARVKRLNQMENKMVAMSRYSATDMLVDMLVDTALIREKDHVFKIQVNDLGVRYSMLENQVMDLLLLPEPLASAASELDVNVLYDTRHNNINMGVVVMNDTAIADATLRKSQVEAFLKSYDEACDSINKYGFGGYRDLIRNRCRVKSSVVDSIPSDYKFSPSHLPMQNDVDRAVNWLNH; encoded by the coding sequence ATGAGAAAAATCTGTTTTTTGTTGCTTGCTACAATATTGCTGTTCTTTAATGCTTGCAAAAAAGAAGATATCAAGGCAGTATCCTTTGCCGACGAGGCCTATGAAGCCTGGGTCAATGATTCTGCTATGATAAAGATAGCCGTGATGCCCACGCTCGACTGCTTGCCCATCTATGTTGCGTCCGAACGCGGTATTTTCGCTCGAAATGGTGCTAGTGTTAGTCTTTATTCTTATGCGGCCCAAATGGATTGCGACACAGCTTTGACGGGTGGTTGGGTAGATGCAATGGCAACCGATTTGGTGCGAGCAGAGAGACTGAAGAAGCAGGGTATGCTACTGTCTTACCTCACTTCAACAGATCTTCATTGGCAACTCGTAGCTTCAAAGATGGCTCGTGTAAAACGCCTGAATCAGATGGAAAACAAGATGGTGGCGATGAGTCGTTATTCGGCAACCGACATGTTAGTGGATATGTTAGTAGATACGGCACTTATCCGCGAAAAAGACCATGTTTTCAAGATACAAGTGAATGATTTGGGTGTCAGATACAGTATGCTTGAAAATCAAGTGATGGATTTGTTGCTTCTGCCCGAGCCTTTGGCATCTGCAGCTAGCGAACTTGATGTAAATGTGCTTTATGACACACGTCATAATAATATTAATATGGGTGTGGTGGTGATGAACGATACAGCTATTGCTGACGCTACACTCCGCAAGAGTCAGGTAGAAGCATTCCTTAAGTCGTATGACGAGGCTTGCGACTCAATTAATAAATATGGTTTTGGTGGCTATCGAGACCTCATTCGTAATCGTTGTCGGGTGAAGTCATCTGTTGTAGACTCCATCCCTTCCGATTACAAGTTCTCTCCCTCTCATCTGCCTATGCAAAATGATGTGGACCGGGCCGTTAATTGGTTGAATCACTAA
- a CDS encoding tetratricopeptide repeat protein has product MHKNEQLRLIVNYISRQRLGEAINAMEIYLSTRPTQIDLDKLTEIRNDYQLMADYWRRGFDDPQRPMLYRQLLHRLYQLVVNRDLHERFMESPYLQGVYKRPRIVRTEWAVASIKSDLEAYVSDSVLLELEPQHVQQKKRMELNTRHQQLVNDIFDYILTSHLWKDSLCDAFVDLLLAPTIDVNDQLMIISAISLSLQNAFDINKFKVLTTLYQQSSDNHVRQRALVGWVLAVDSSEAEIFPEVVEIVNTICQDDLNCKELTELQMQLYYCIDTDNDQKTIHDEIMPDLVNGSRIQMSQGGEFDMDEDSLEDILHPEALERDMEKMEKSMKRMADMQKQGADIYYSGFRQMKRFPFFQDISNWFAPFMPNHPAIAHSWEKAKGSKMLHYIADVGSFCDSDKYSLVLAFEQVRNQLPSKMIEMMDNGAATPMPVGGEVDPEEKKMPAYIRRIYLQDLYRFYNIFDKRFEFPNPFGKDRSLLFFTCSLFNTTPLKKHFQEVASFLIKRQHADDALRILEMIPQEQYNYQLYMMKGGICRHKKSLLAHAADCFRKALELNPDDERAMTGFARASFDLGCYAAAIENYEKLLQIQPEKKSYMLYLAYSLSNMYRYNEAEKYLYKLNYEYPDDLYVKRGLAEVLTGQDKYEQALSLYEQLLSGEQNQADDLKNYAFCLWFAKQNDEALKAFKKYVELRKTAGETTDFREMFLVEKAEMLRRHHISQMDVLLMLDAVNFL; this is encoded by the coding sequence ATGCACAAAAACGAACAACTCCGTTTGATAGTCAATTACATATCTCGCCAACGCCTTGGTGAGGCTATTAATGCCATGGAAATATATCTGTCGACTCGCCCCACCCAAATAGATCTGGACAAGTTGACAGAAATACGCAATGACTATCAGCTGATGGCAGACTATTGGAGGCGTGGTTTTGATGATCCGCAGCGTCCTATGCTTTATCGTCAGTTGTTGCACCGGTTATATCAACTTGTTGTCAACAGAGACCTGCACGAACGTTTTATGGAGAGTCCGTATCTGCAGGGAGTATACAAACGTCCGCGGATAGTGCGCACAGAATGGGCAGTCGCATCTATCAAAAGTGATTTAGAGGCATATGTATCAGACTCTGTATTATTGGAGCTGGAACCTCAGCATGTTCAACAAAAGAAACGGATGGAATTAAATACGCGTCATCAGCAGTTGGTGAATGATATTTTTGATTACATTCTTACATCCCATCTATGGAAAGATTCCTTGTGTGATGCTTTTGTTGATTTACTTTTGGCTCCCACAATTGATGTCAACGACCAATTGATGATTATCAGCGCCATATCATTGTCATTACAAAACGCCTTTGATATTAATAAGTTCAAGGTGCTGACTACGCTATATCAGCAGTCCTCTGATAATCATGTGCGTCAGCGTGCACTGGTTGGCTGGGTGTTGGCAGTCGATTCATCTGAAGCAGAAATATTTCCTGAGGTTGTCGAGATAGTGAATACGATATGTCAAGACGATTTGAATTGCAAGGAACTGACGGAACTTCAGATGCAGTTGTATTATTGCATAGACACGGACAACGATCAGAAGACTATTCACGATGAAATTATGCCCGATTTGGTGAATGGCAGTCGTATTCAGATGTCGCAGGGTGGGGAGTTTGATATGGACGAGGATAGTCTGGAGGATATTCTTCATCCTGAGGCGTTGGAGCGTGATATGGAGAAAATGGAGAAAAGTATGAAACGAATGGCCGACATGCAGAAACAAGGTGCCGACATTTATTATTCTGGCTTCCGTCAGATGAAGCGTTTTCCCTTTTTCCAGGACATCTCGAATTGGTTTGCCCCTTTTATGCCAAACCATCCTGCCATTGCACATTCATGGGAGAAAGCCAAGGGAAGTAAGATGCTGCATTATATAGCTGATGTAGGGTCTTTTTGTGATAGCGACAAGTATTCACTTGTGTTAGCTTTTGAACAAGTGAGAAACCAATTGCCCTCAAAGATGATCGAGATGATGGACAACGGCGCAGCCACACCAATGCCTGTTGGTGGTGAGGTAGATCCTGAGGAAAAGAAGATGCCTGCTTATATTCGTCGCATATATCTTCAGGACCTTTATCGTTTCTACAATATCTTTGACAAGAGATTTGAGTTTCCCAACCCGTTCGGAAAGGATAGGAGTTTGCTGTTTTTTACCTGCAGTTTATTCAACACGACGCCTCTGAAAAAGCATTTTCAGGAAGTGGCATCGTTTCTTATCAAGCGCCAGCATGCTGACGATGCGCTCCGTATTTTGGAAATGATACCCCAAGAGCAGTATAACTATCAGCTCTATATGATGAAAGGTGGCATATGTAGGCATAAAAAATCCTTGTTGGCTCACGCTGCCGATTGCTTCCGTAAGGCCTTAGAATTGAATCCTGACGACGAGCGAGCTATGACTGGATTTGCTCGTGCTTCTTTTGATTTAGGTTGTTATGCAGCAGCCATCGAGAATTATGAAAAGTTGTTGCAGATTCAGCCCGAGAAGAAGAGCTATATGCTTTATCTGGCCTACAGCCTCAGCAATATGTATCGCTATAATGAGGCCGAAAAATATCTGTATAAGCTTAATTACGAGTATCCAGATGACTTATACGTAAAACGTGGTTTGGCCGAAGTCCTGACAGGACAAGACAAGTATGAACAAGCTCTATCGTTGTACGAACAATTGTTGTCGGGTGAGCAAAATCAGGCTGATGATCTCAAGAATTACGCTTTCTGCCTTTGGTTTGCCAAGCAGAATGACGAGGCGTTAAAAGCTTTTAAAAAGTATGTGGAACTACGCAAAACGGCAGGTGAGACTACTGATTTCAGAGAAATGTTTCTTGTAGAAAAAGCCGAAATGCTACGCCGACATCATATTAGTCAGATGGATGTTCTGTTGATGCTTGATGCTGTGAACTTTCTATAG
- the cls gene encoding cardiolipin synthase yields the protein MSNNTHMRIRAIIIALVSCCVCINAQNNESLSSDSLIQKQLEDYGITFTKNNSVALLLSGQEKFDDMFEAIRQAKHSIHLEYFNFRNDSIAMLLFDLLKQKRREGVEVRAMFDGFGNDSNNQPLKKRHLNVLRADSINIVEFDPIRFPWVNHIWPRDHRKIVVIDGRIAYTGGMNVADYYIKGTEQVGAWRDMHCRLEGGVVNDLQLIFARIWKKATGEDLSIHPQYFRAYEQVEAIGLKADTTATRGQKTVGIINREPRTTNDVMRYFYVNAIDDAKDSIHIINPYFTLIPSVSKAIKRAIKRGIKVDIMLSAKSDIPLTPDCAFYNAHKLMKKGANVWLYQPGFHHSKIMMVDGKFCTVGSTNLDARSMRFDYEENAVIIDKCTTKELDDMFERDKKESIYLTPETWKKFRTPWQRFRGWFAHLLRPFL from the coding sequence ATGAGCAATAACACACACATGCGAATCAGGGCAATCATCATTGCCCTTGTTTCGTGTTGCGTCTGCATAAACGCACAGAATAACGAATCACTTTCTTCTGACTCACTTATACAAAAGCAACTGGAGGACTATGGCATCACGTTTACAAAGAACAACAGTGTAGCACTCCTTTTATCGGGACAGGAGAAGTTTGATGACATGTTTGAAGCCATTCGTCAGGCTAAGCACAGCATTCATTTGGAGTATTTCAATTTCCGCAACGACTCTATCGCCATGCTTTTATTCGATCTCCTGAAGCAAAAGCGACGCGAAGGTGTAGAGGTCAGAGCAATGTTCGACGGTTTTGGTAACGACTCGAACAATCAACCGCTGAAGAAACGCCATCTGAACGTATTACGTGCTGACAGCATCAACATCGTGGAGTTCGACCCAATCCGCTTTCCATGGGTGAATCACATCTGGCCCAGAGACCATCGAAAGATTGTGGTTATAGACGGAAGAATTGCCTATACGGGCGGTATGAATGTGGCCGACTATTATATAAAAGGTACGGAACAGGTGGGTGCGTGGCGTGATATGCATTGCCGACTGGAAGGTGGTGTGGTCAATGACCTGCAATTAATCTTTGCGCGCATCTGGAAGAAAGCCACAGGCGAGGACCTTTCAATTCATCCCCAATATTTTCGTGCCTACGAACAGGTGGAGGCCATAGGACTGAAAGCAGACACAACGGCTACGAGGGGACAGAAAACGGTGGGAATCATCAACCGAGAGCCTCGAACCACCAACGATGTGATGCGCTATTTCTATGTTAACGCCATAGACGATGCGAAGGACTCTATTCACATCATCAACCCCTACTTCACTCTGATTCCATCTGTCAGCAAAGCCATTAAACGGGCCATTAAGCGAGGTATCAAGGTTGACATCATGCTCTCTGCCAAAAGTGATATCCCACTCACGCCAGACTGTGCCTTCTACAACGCTCATAAACTGATGAAGAAGGGAGCTAATGTATGGCTCTATCAACCAGGGTTCCATCACTCTAAGATTATGATGGTAGACGGAAAATTCTGTACCGTTGGCAGCACGAATCTGGATGCGCGAAGCATGCGCTTTGACTACGAGGAAAATGCCGTCATCATAGATAAATGCACAACAAAGGAGTTGGACGACATGTTTGAACGCGACAAGAAAGAGAGCATTTATCTGACACCCGAGACCTGGAAGAAGTTTCGTACACCCTGGCAACGCTTCAGGGGGTGGTTTGCTCACTTGCTGAGACCATTCCTATAA